In Chryseobacterium salivictor, the DNA window TTTATTTCGGATATGAAGTCTTATTTTTTCTTGTGTATTTTTTTCTGTTGACATAATTGATGTTGATTTCTTGGCTGAGATTCAGTGGAACTCACCTCTTAATTCTTAATTTGCAAAGAACGAAAAAAGCAGGTTGGAAACCTAACAATCTTAGTCAGTAGTTTTCTCTTCACTCGTTTATTTCGGAAAATTTATAATTTTCCTGCGAATGTGCAATTCCGTTTCTTGAAACTATTCGAAACCAATGCGACTGATATGTATTTAAAAAAGCGATTAATCTAAAGGTGTTCTTGTAGTAATCGCTATTCTGTTCCAACCATTGATGGCGACAACTGCCATGATGACCGCAGCCAATTCCTTGGGTGTTAAATGTTCTTCGGCATTTTTATAAACCGGATCTGGAACATGACCTTCTGTAATCAAGGTCATCGCTTCTGTTAACGCCAAAACTGCCCTTTCTTTCTCTGTAAAAAGGTCGGTTTCCCGCCAGGCATCCAATAAAAATAATCTTTGTGAGGTTTCACCCAATTTCATAGCGTCACGCGTATGCATATTAATGCAGAATGCGCAGCCATTTATTTGCGAGGCTCTGGTTTTAATAAGTTCGTAAAGCATCTTATCCAAACCACTTTGGGCAAGATATTTTTCAAGTCCGATCATGGCTGCGTACGCCTTGGGATCTACTTTTGAGATATTTATTCTGGTTTCCATTATTGAATATTTTATATGTTTTCATCTCAAAAAAAACTACTGTTTTACTTAAAAAGGTAGAAAGAAGCTGAAGATTTCGGATTCAATACCTTGTAAATCAAACTAAATAATTAAAAATCTCCTCAAGCAAATCGATTGATTATTACAGTTTGATCTCAAAATAACACACGTCGGCATTTTGATAATGTTCCTGCAGGTCAGAAGAATCTTTTAACTTTTTCATTCCTAAAAAATTGAATCCGCAATTTTTATAATGACTGATTAAGCGATCGTTTTGTCCACAGGTATCCATTCTTACAAATTTTTTATTTTCTTTTTCGGCAAATTCTTTTGACCAGTCGGCGATGATCTTCACAAAATTATTTCCTCTGAAATCAGGATTCGTCGCGATCCGGTGCAGGTAGATGGCATCATTGTTTTCCCGCTCCTCCCAAATCTGCGGATCATTATAAGTAATCGCCCAAATGCAGGCAATTTTATTATCAATGATTAACTTGAACTGCCGGTTTTCCAGTACTTCAGTCGCAATAAAATCTTTATCAAATTCCGGCCAGACATTTCCGGGAAAGGTGATTTTTTGATAATCGATCGCGAATTTATAAAGTCTGAAAATTTCGGGGATATCGTCTAAAACGCTGTTTGTGATGATCATTATTTAAGGTAAAATTTAACTTGTTTTCGTAAAGATAATGATAATCGGGTCGAAAATCCGGAGATGTGCCCGTAAAACATTAAAAAAAACAAAAATCGAAACTTTTAATTTTCAGGTAACGAAAAAAGCGACTTTTTAAGGTCGCTTTCTGTTTTCATTTAATATCAAATTATATCGTCATCGAAAAAATCCTTGTTTCAGGTTTGTTCCGCATCATTCTTAAATCAAAAGTCATCGCCACATTTCGGGTAAAAGCGCGGCCTTTTTCGGTGATTTTAATGGTGTTGTCAGATATTTCTACCAAGCCATCGGTTTCCATTTCTTTTAAGGCTTCCAAAGCATTTTCGATTTCGGGGAAAGCAGTTTGCAAATCCCAGGAAGTTTCTAACCGGCACATTAAATTCAGAATATGTTTTCTGATGATTAAATCTTCCTGATTCAAAACGTGTCCTTTTACCACAGGAATAGTTCCTTCTTCTACGATTTTCTGATATTCCTCTACACTTTTATTATTCTGGGCGAAAGCATACCAGGAATCTGAAATTGCAGACATTCCCAACCCAACCATTAACTGGGTTTTACTTGAAGAATATCCCATAAAATTTCGGTGAATATCGCCGGAAACCATCGATTGATAAAGGTCATCGTGTTCCAAAGCGAAGTGATCCATTCCGACTTCGATATAGCCTAATTCTTCCAACAGCTTTTTTCCGTTGGTGTATAATTTTCTTTTTTCTTCACCGCTTGGCAAGTCGTTTTCGTCGAAACCTCTTTGTCCAACGCCTTTAATCCAGGGAACATGGGCGTAAGAATAGAACGCTAAACGGTCCGGTTTTAATTCCAAAGTTTTGCGGATCGTATATTCCATTTTCTCCCAGGTATGAAATGGCAGACCGAAAACCAAATCGTGGGAAACTCCTTTATAGCCCATTTCACGCGCCATTTCGGTTACCTTTTTCACATTTTCAAAAGGCTGAATTCTGTTGATCGCTTTCTGAACCTGAAGATCATAATCCTGCACCCCGAAACTGGCTCTTCGGAAACCTAAATCATATAAAGTCTGCAAATGCTCACGTGTCGTATTATTCGGATGTCCTTCAAATGAAAACTCCGGATGTTCGGCAATTTCTGCTTTGGCAAAAATTCCTTCCAGTAGAATTCTTAAATTTTCTGGAGAAAAGAAAGTGGGTGTTCCGCCACCTAAATGGAGTTCCTTAATTTTTGGCGTTCTACCAAATAATTTCACATATAAATCCCACTCTTTCAGAACCGTTTCCAGATAAGGAGTTTCGACAGAATGTTGCTTGGTAATTCTTTTGTGACAGGCACAGAACGTACACAACTGCTCACAAAACGGCAAGTGAATATAAATGGAAATCCCTTCGGAATCGTTGGTTTCATTAAAAGTTCTCAGGACAGACTGTTGCCAAAGATCGCTGGTAAAACTGGCATCATCCCAAAAAGGAACGGTTGGATAAGAAGTATAACGCGGTCCGGGAATATTATATTTATCAATTAAAGAATTCATTTGAAAGTATGTTTTTTACAAATATTTATGAAATTCATTTTGAAATTTCATTTTGCAAAAATACGAAATAAGTTAAGAGTGGTCGAATTATGAAATAGAACTTGTGAATATTACAGATGAGTTTTGACAGTTTTAAAAAGTGGGATAATCACTAAAGACTCTCACTGAACGTCATCTTCACAATCCTGTTTTTTCCTGCAAAAACAGCCGTATTCTCATCGGTCCACTCGCAAACATACAGTCCTTTTTCCTCTGAAATGGTTTTCCAGGTTTTACCGTAATCATCAGAAAATTCGATATTTTGATCACCAACAGCAATCATATCTTTTCCTTTCGATTTCGGTCGGAATTTTACGCAGGTTTTATAGCCTCCATTTTTTCCGGAAGCTTGAATTTGCCAAGTTTTTCCGCCATCGTATGTGGTGGCGATGTTATTGATATTTTCTGCTTGTTTGGTATAATCTCCTCCAACAGCGATTCCGAAATTTTGATCATAAAAATCGATAGAATAGATTCCTTGGGAAGAAGTTCCCTGAATGAAAGGGGTTTCGTATAACTGAATTTTCCCTGTTTTCAAATTCATCTTTATTATTCGAGACGCCATTCCGCCTGTGGCTATCCAAATATTTTTCTTAGAAGAGGCTATATTGGTATTGCTTGCAGCAAAAGCAGCTTCTCCTTTTTTCAAATCCAAAAGCTCTTTATTAAGATAATTAATATTAAAATTTACATTGCCGGTGAATCTTGCAAACTTCAATTTTAAATTCTCTTCAGGATCGCTGAAAGTATAAAAATAATTACCGTGAAAATGCAGAGCGTCATAAAAAGCGTTTTTCGCGCTATCGGTATGCACCACTTCCGGTTTCATCGTCGACTTATCAATTCTAAAAAAGTAAGCAGGACTTTCAATATTGATGCAGTAAAAGTAAGCATGATTCTGCGCTAAGGTGCGAAACTGCAAATTCTCACCAGACAGTCTTATTTGCTTTTTATCCGCAGAATCCTTTAAACTGACATATCCAAATTTAGAATCCGTTCCGGAATACCAAACTTTTCCATCGTAAATCTGCAAGGCGCGAATGGAGATATTATCTTTTAACAAGGTTTCAAATTTTACTTTTTGAGCAAAGTGGAAGTTTAAACATAAAAGAAACAGCAGGAAACCGAAAGCTTTTTTCATGGAGATTTAATTTAATCAAAAATAGTAAAAAATGCCGAGTGTTTTTTTAACGTTAAGAGATTATGGCAAATTAAGATTTTCATCGAGAATTATAATTAAATTGAATCTGACTGGGATTTAGCTCTGAAAAAAAATCTGATGGGGAAAACAGTTACGAATTTAAGTTTTAACCAAAAAAAATCCCGCCAAAAAATGACGGGAAATCTTTTATTATATTTTATATCTTGATATTACTTTTTGTATTTAAAGAAATAATATCCATATAAAATAGTGTGAACAATAAGCATTCCTATAGAGAACATGATCAGACCACTGTCATCAACCTCTGCATTCTGGTGATGCAGATAAGCCAATACTGCCAGAAGTACAACTAAGAAAATACCCGAAATAGCAGTTACAGAATAATTTTTCGGATCGTCAGTCGTGTTATTTTGTTTTCCTAAAATAGAGTTCTTAATTCCACGATAGAGATAAACATCCAGACCGATCATCATCCAACATACCAAACGAATCCAGGTATCAAACGGTAAGAAAACCATCATACCAAGACACACCAAGACACCTAAAACCGGAATCAAAGGAACCAGCGGCGTTCTGAAGGCACGCGGCGCATCTGGCTGAGTTTTTCTTAAAACCAATACTCCTACACAAACCAGAATAAAGGCAAATAAAGTTCCGATACTGGTCATTTCACCCACTACTCTGCCGGGTACGAAAGCTGCAAATAAACTTACGAAAACCAAGAAGAAAAGATTGGATTTATAAGGAGTTCTGAATTTTGCATGAACTTCACTGAAAACTTTTGGCAACAAACCATCTTTACTCATCGAGTAGAAGACACGGCTTTGCCCCATCAACATTACTAAAATTACCGATGAATATCCCAACAAAATCGCTAAGATAATCGTGGTATTCAACCAGGGATATGCAGGAACCATTGTTCCGTTCACTACACTTCCCATCGCTTCAATTGCAATTGCAACCGGCGCTAAATGATCGCCACCACCACCGGCAGTAAATGCTTTATAGTTCACAACCCCTACCATTACGTACGCGAAAATAATATACAGTACAGTACAGATAAGGAGCGATCCCATAATCCCGATCGGCATCGATTTTTTCGGATCTTTGGTTTCCTGTGCAGCGGTTGAAACTGCATCAAAACCAATATAGGCAAAGAATACGACTGCGGCGGCCCGAATGATTCCAGACCAGCCATATTCACCAAATTTCCCGGTGTTTTCAGGAATTAGCGGAGTTAGGTTTTCTGCCTTTACGTATTTCCATCCTACTACAATAAAGATAATTACAATAGAAACTTTAAGAATTACTATTAAAGTATTTACGAATGCAGATTCACTCGTTCCCTTAATTAAAATCAAGGACATAATGCTTACAATGAAAACAGCCGGCAGATTGATTAAACCTGTGTGAGCTACGCCATCGACAATATAACTGTCAAAGGGTGTCATCATTAAATTATTGGGAAGCGAAACTCCAAAACTGGAAAAGAATTTCCCGAGATATCCCGACCAGCTCGAGGCTACAGTTGCTGCTCCTACCGCATATTCGAGGACTAAATCCCAGCCGATAATCCAGGCAATAAATTCACCCATCGTGGCATACGAATAGGTATAAGCGCTTCCTGCAACAGGGATCATTGAGGCAAATTCTGCATAACACAATCCGGCAAAAGCACAACCAATAGCTGCGATAATAAAGGAAATCATGATTCCGGGTCCGGCGTAATTAGCTGCCGCAAGCCCGGTGATTGAGAATAATCCGGCACCAATAATGGCACCGATTCCCAGCGCCACCAAAGAAGCGGAAGACAATGTTTTTTTCAATCCGTCTGAAGTCTCGTCAGATTCTGACAAAAGCTGGCTCAGCGGTTTGGTTCTCCAAAGATTTGACATTTTATATTTTTTAAGATTTTCAAAAATATAAAAATTAACTAATTATCACCTCTTTTTAGTCAATTTCTTTTTGAAAAACTCTTTAAAAATCGCTAAAAACCTGAATTCCATAGCGAAAACGCAAAATCACATAGGCATATAATAGATATTAAACAAATACTTTTCTGTTTAAAATCATAAGAACCGGTGAATTTTATACCAAAATTTAAAATCAGAAATTTAGTTAACTTTATACCATGGTTTTAAAAGATATTTTCCAGTCAGATTTAGTAAGAGAAATTGAAGAATCCGGTAACCTCAAACATTTCAAAGCAGGTGAAACGATCGTGAATATGGATTCGTACATCAAAAATATTCCGGTGGTGCTTTCCGGAAGCATTAAAGTCATCAGAACTGAAGAAGACGGCCGTGAAATCCTGCTCTATTATTTAACACCGGGCGAAAGCTGCATCGTTTCCATTCTTTCAGGGATGAAAAATGAAACTTCTAAAATAAAAGCCGTCGTAGAAGAAGATGCGGATATCATGCTGATTCCTGCAGATAAAGCCAAAGAATGGGTGAAAAAATATCCGGACTGGACCGAATTTATTTTTGATCTGTACCAAAAACGTTTTGAAGAACTTTTGGATGTGGTCAATTCAGTGGCTTTCCAGAAAATAGATACCCGCCTTTTACACCTTATCAAGCAAAAAGTGCTGTTATATAAGTCCAAAGAAATTTCGGTTACCCATCAACAACTTGCTGATGAATTGGGAATTACGCGCGAAGCAACAAGCCGCGTGCTGAAACAGATGGAAAAGGAACATCTCCTTATCCTTTCCAGAAATAAAATTGAACTTCTTTGATTGGACGACAAATTTTCTACCGCAAAAGAGGCAAAAGAAAACATTGGATTTTAAGCACTCCAAAAGAAAGAAAAGGTAGTGTAGATCTTTATTTCGCTTTTGCAGACTTTTGAATAACTAAATTTTCAACCTGAACTTTTGTTTCTTTTGCGGTAAAAAATTTAAGCTTCTGTGATGTAGATTACTGTAGCCTCAATTTCTCTGACTTAAATTTGCATTATTAAATCAATCAAAAACACAAAATTATGTTAGACACCATTAATCAACTTTTCGGATTCAATAAAACAGATTACGCAGACCTTATAAAGAACGGGGCTGTCATTGTAGATGTGCGCAGTAAAGAAGAAT includes these proteins:
- a CDS encoding Crp/Fnr family transcriptional regulator encodes the protein MVLKDIFQSDLVREIEESGNLKHFKAGETIVNMDSYIKNIPVVLSGSIKVIRTEEDGREILLYYLTPGESCIVSILSGMKNETSKIKAVVEEDADIMLIPADKAKEWVKKYPDWTEFIFDLYQKRFEELLDVVNSVAFQKIDTRLLHLIKQKVLLYKSKEISVTHQQLADELGITREATSRVLKQMEKEHLLILSRNKIELL
- a CDS encoding carboxymuconolactone decarboxylase family protein, translated to METRINISKVDPKAYAAMIGLEKYLAQSGLDKMLYELIKTRASQINGCAFCINMHTRDAMKLGETSQRLFLLDAWRETDLFTEKERAVLALTEAMTLITEGHVPDPVYKNAEEHLTPKELAAVIMAVVAINGWNRIAITTRTPLD
- a CDS encoding WD40/YVTN/BNR-like repeat-containing protein; this encodes MKKAFGFLLFLLCLNFHFAQKVKFETLLKDNISIRALQIYDGKVWYSGTDSKFGYVSLKDSADKKQIRLSGENLQFRTLAQNHAYFYCINIESPAYFFRIDKSTMKPEVVHTDSAKNAFYDALHFHGNYFYTFSDPEENLKLKFARFTGNVNFNINYLNKELLDLKKGEAAFAASNTNIASSKKNIWIATGGMASRIIKMNLKTGKIQLYETPFIQGTSSQGIYSIDFYDQNFGIAVGGDYTKQAENINNIATTYDGGKTWQIQASGKNGGYKTCVKFRPKSKGKDMIAVGDQNIEFSDDYGKTWKTISEEKGLYVCEWTDENTAVFAGKNRIVKMTFSESL
- the hemN gene encoding oxygen-independent coproporphyrinogen III oxidase is translated as MNSLIDKYNIPGPRYTSYPTVPFWDDASFTSDLWQQSVLRTFNETNDSEGISIYIHLPFCEQLCTFCACHKRITKQHSVETPYLETVLKEWDLYVKLFGRTPKIKELHLGGGTPTFFSPENLRILLEGIFAKAEIAEHPEFSFEGHPNNTTREHLQTLYDLGFRRASFGVQDYDLQVQKAINRIQPFENVKKVTEMAREMGYKGVSHDLVFGLPFHTWEKMEYTIRKTLELKPDRLAFYSYAHVPWIKGVGQRGFDENDLPSGEEKRKLYTNGKKLLEELGYIEVGMDHFALEHDDLYQSMVSGDIHRNFMGYSSSKTQLMVGLGMSAISDSWYAFAQNNKSVEEYQKIVEEGTIPVVKGHVLNQEDLIIRKHILNLMCRLETSWDLQTAFPEIENALEALKEMETDGLVEISDNTIKITEKGRAFTRNVAMTFDLRMMRNKPETRIFSMTI
- a CDS encoding amino acid permease; translation: MSNLWRTKPLSQLLSESDETSDGLKKTLSSASLVALGIGAIIGAGLFSITGLAAANYAGPGIMISFIIAAIGCAFAGLCYAEFASMIPVAGSAYTYSYATMGEFIAWIIGWDLVLEYAVGAATVASSWSGYLGKFFSSFGVSLPNNLMMTPFDSYIVDGVAHTGLINLPAVFIVSIMSLILIKGTSESAFVNTLIVILKVSIVIIFIVVGWKYVKAENLTPLIPENTGKFGEYGWSGIIRAAAVVFFAYIGFDAVSTAAQETKDPKKSMPIGIMGSLLICTVLYIIFAYVMVGVVNYKAFTAGGGGDHLAPVAIAIEAMGSVVNGTMVPAYPWLNTTIILAILLGYSSVILVMLMGQSRVFYSMSKDGLLPKVFSEVHAKFRTPYKSNLFFLVFVSLFAAFVPGRVVGEMTSIGTLFAFILVCVGVLVLRKTQPDAPRAFRTPLVPLIPVLGVLVCLGMMVFLPFDTWIRLVCWMMIGLDVYLYRGIKNSILGKQNNTTDDPKNYSVTAISGIFLVVLLAVLAYLHHQNAEVDDSGLIMFSIGMLIVHTILYGYYFFKYKK
- a CDS encoding GNAT family N-acetyltransferase, whose translation is MIITNSVLDDIPEIFRLYKFAIDYQKITFPGNVWPEFDKDFIATEVLENRQFKLIIDNKIACIWAITYNDPQIWEERENNDAIYLHRIATNPDFRGNNFVKIIADWSKEFAEKENKKFVRMDTCGQNDRLISHYKNCGFNFLGMKKLKDSSDLQEHYQNADVCYFEIKL